The proteins below come from a single Etheostoma spectabile isolate EspeVRDwgs_2016 chromosome 4, UIUC_Espe_1.0, whole genome shotgun sequence genomic window:
- the rbck1 gene encoding ranBP-type and C3HC4-type zinc finger-containing protein 1 has translation MASEVTSSVELKEAEELALSLSEALSSGDEQEAVKLCQRLAQLSVPVSVTVNSQAYPQDSIRLWVGVEDAQSDAYIPVTVVVSCDMTIAQLKDKISHDFGFLPSLQRWVIGKRLANDGESLYSHGVRQDGDQAFLFILSAEAAHLTRQQYKQEQEQQRIEGIMESMQLFPRGLGGGGGEKTAPPPETQHIPPPPPPKPAVPSEPQLGWACAMCTFLNKPTRPGCEMCGGDRPEDYQVPDIYEPDQEEVLRIQQEQLAMLQYEQAQKEERERNFLHLLATEDQNLISNTTNTDCPICFSSLEPEEGIVLRECLHTFCRECLKGTIVNSQDAEVSCPEKCDSKLLDREIKALLTEEEHQRFLELRLNIAESRSEHSFHCKTPNCRGWCIYEDEVNEFHCELCNETNCILCRAIHKGMNCKDYQDDLRIRAENDQAAQQTKQMLDSLLQNGEAMKCPRCDIIVQKKDGCDWICCLMCKTEICWVTKQARWGPNGSGDTSGGCRCRVNHQPCHPNCQNCH, from the exons ATGGCTTCTGAAGTTACATCGAGTGTCGAGTTGAAAGAAG CGGAGGAGCTGGCCCTCTCACTGAGCGAAGCCCTCAGCAGCGGGGACGAACAGGAAGCAGTCAAACTGTGCCAGAGACTGGCACAGTTGTCCGTTCCAGTGTCCGTCACGGTCAACAGTCAGGCCTACCCTCAGGACTCCATAAG GTTGTGGGTTGGAGTGGAGGATGCTCAGTCAGATGCCTACATCCCAGTGACTGTTGTGGTTTCTTGTGACATGACAATTGCACAACTTAAAGACAAG ATCAGCCATGACTTTGGGTTCCTCCCCTCGCTGCAGCGTTGGGTGATCGGGAAGCGGTTGGCCAACGATGGGGAGTCGTTATACAGCCACGGTGTCCGTCAGGACGGAGACCAGGCTTTCCTGTTCATCCTCTCTGCCGAAGCTGCTCATCTCACACGGCAGCAATATAAGCAGGAACAGGAGCAACAACGCATAGAGG GCATCATGGAGTCAATGCAACTTTTCCCCAGAGGGCtgggtggaggtggtggtgagAAGACAGCGCCTCCTCCAGAGACTCAacacattcctcctcctcctcctcctaaacCGGCCGTGCCTTCTGAACCTCAG TTGGGCTGGGCCTGTGCTATGTGTACGTTCTTGAACAAACCAACGCGTCCTGGCTGTGAGATGTGCGGAGGGGACCGGCCAGAGGATTACCAGGTGCCTGACATCTACGAGCCAGACCAGGAGGAGGTTCTTCGTATTCAGCAGGAACAGCTGGCCATGTTGCAGTACGAACAG GCTCAGAAGGAGGAACGAGAGAGGAACTTCCTACACCTATTGGCAACAGAAGACCAGAACCTTATCTccaacaccacaaacacagactGTCCCATCTGCTTCTCTTCCTTGGAGCCAGAAGAGGGCATCGTGCTCAGAGAGTGTCTACACACCTTCTGCAG GGAGTGTCTAAAAGGGACAATAGTGAACAGTCAAGATGCTGAGGTGTCCTGTCCTGAGAAATGTGACAGCAAACTACTGGACCGAGAGATCAAAGCA CTGCTCACAGAAGAAGAGCACCAGCGGTTTCTGGAATTGCGTCTAAACATCGCAGAAAGCCGCTCAGAGCACAGCTTCCACTGTAAGACTCCCAACTGTCGAGGGTGGTGCATCTACGAGGATGAAGTCAATGAGTTCCACTGTGAACTCTGCAATGAAACCAACTGCATTCTCTGCAGG gCCATCCATAAGGGCATGAATTGCAAGGACTACCAGGATGACCTGCGCATCCGAGCAGAGAACGACCAGGCGGCTCAGCAAACTAAGCAGATGCTAGAC AGCCTGCTACAGAATGGAGAGGCCATGAAATGTCCACGGTGTGACATCATCGTCCAGAAAAAAGATGGCTGTGATTGGATCTGCTGTTTGATGTGCAAGACAGAAATCTGCTGGGTCACCAAACAAGCACGCTGGGGaccaaat GGCAGTGGCGACACATCTGGGGGCTGCAGATGCAGAGTCAATCATCAACCTTGCCATCCCAACTGCCAAAATTGCCACTGA